Within the Terriglobales bacterium genome, the region GAACTGCTGATCGTGGTGGCGATCATTCTGATCATCGCCGCGATCGCAATTCCGAACCTGCTGCGTTCGCGCATCGCCGCCAACGAATCGTCGGCGGTGGGCTCGATCCGCACGCTCAACACAGCTGAAGTCACC harbors:
- a CDS encoding prepilin-type N-terminal cleavage/methylation domain-containing protein, with amino-acid sequence MRRQKGFSLIELLIVVAIILIIAAIAIPNLLRSRIAANESSAVGSIRTLNTAEVT